In Aegilops tauschii subsp. strangulata cultivar AL8/78 chromosome 3, Aet v6.0, whole genome shotgun sequence, one genomic interval encodes:
- the LOC109782298 gene encoding arabinogalactan O-methyltransferase 1: MKPPGRLATAAAAALLVAASLLLATLLTSPLPLLPLLPCLPAVTAPSGDGYAPAGLAALADAALYYATTPNVPQQSHAEISLSLAVLRRRAPLRLLVFGLGHDSPLWHALNPGGVTVFLEEDPEWYRIVRAQSPFLRAHLVRYRTRLDHADVLFRSYRNFPSCVPGADADGAPLRVRANAECPLALHNLPPEVYQNEWDMLMVDAPKGYFPSAPGRMAAIWTAAAMARARRGEGDTDVFLHDVDRRVERMYAEEFLCERFRVGATGRLWHFRIPPVSRRNGTAAGGDKRPFC, translated from the coding sequence ATGAAGCCCCCCGGCCGCCTCGCCACCGCCGCGGCCGCCGCGCTGCTCGTCGCGGCGTCGCTGCTGCTCGCCACCCTCCTCACCTcgccgctgccgctgctgccGCTGCTCCCGTGCCTGCCGGCCGTCACGGCGCCCTCGGGCGACGGGTACGCGCCCGCGGGCCTCGccgcgctcgccgacgccgccctCTACTACGCCACCACGCCCAACGTCCCGCAGCAGTCGCACGCCGAGATCTCGCTCTCCCTCGCCGTGCTGCGCCGCCGCGCGCCGCTGCGGCTGCTGGTGTTCGGCCTCGGCCACGACTCGCCGCTCTGGCACGCGCTCAACCCCGGCGGCGTCACCGTCTTCCTCGAGGAGGACCCGGAGTGGTACCGCATCGTGCGCGCCCAGTCGCCGTTCCTCCGCGCGCACCTCGTCAGGTACCGCACGCGCCTCGACCACGCCGACGTCCTCTTCCGCTCCTACAGGAACTTCCCCTCCTGCGTCCCCGGCGCCGACGCCGACGGCGCCCCCTTGCGGGTCCGCGCCAACGCCGAGTGCCCGCTGGCGCTGCACAACCTGCCGCCGGAGGTGTACCAGAACGAGTGGGACATGCTCATGGTGGACGCGCCCAAGGGGTACTTCCCGTCGGCGCCCGGCAGGATGGCGGCGATatggacggcggcggcgatggcgcggGCCAGGCGCGGCGAGGGGGACACCGACGTGTTCCTGCACGACGTGGACCGCAGGGTGGAGAGGATGTACGCCGAGGAGTTCCTCTGCGAGAGGTTCCGGGTGGGAGCGACCGGCCGGCTCTGGCACTTCAGGATCCCGCCGGTGTCACGGCGGAACGgcacggcggccggcggcgacAAGAGGCCTTTCTGCTGA